A stretch of Castanea sativa cultivar Marrone di Chiusa Pesio chromosome 2, ASM4071231v1 DNA encodes these proteins:
- the LOC142625910 gene encoding putative long-chain-alcohol O-fatty-acyltransferase 5, whose translation MEGELKNLIKVWLIVLASLCYTYFIASKIPKGKLRLLSLIPIFFLFTILPLSLTTVLPTGITAFFITWLANFKLLLFSFGLGPLSSDPPKSLPLFISIACFPIKIKQNDKYPSHQNTQKHINSSPILKAPPKLPLNFPTKVLLFALLVAAIDYKRVHPKIVLGSYCCLLYFLVDIVLGLCNTIVRATLGIELELPSDEPYFSTSLHDFWGRRWNLIVTNILRHTVYKPVRSISETVLVKLKQQKQKWAPLPAVLVAFIVSGLMHELIFFYITRVNPTWEVTCFFVLHGVCLVVEFWVKNVLLARGCWLHWAVAGPLTIGFVVVTANWLFLPSLVRSGADIKAIEECKVVMKLLKDKMLWTLKSL comes from the coding sequence ATGGAAGGTGAACTCAAGAACTTGATCAAGGTATGGCTCATAGTCCTAGCCTCTCTATGCTACACTTATTTCATTGcctcaaaaatcccaaaaggaAAACTCAGGCTCCTCTCTCTCATCCcaatcttcttcctttttaccatcctccctctctctctcaccactGTCCTCCCCACAGGCATCACTGCCTTCTTCATCACATGGCTCGCCAACTTCAAGCTCCTCCTCTTCTCCTTTGGTTTAGGCCCACTTTCATCTGACCCACCAAAGTCCCTCCCTCTCTTCATCTCCATTGCTTGCTTCCCCATCAAAATCAAGCAAAATGATAAATACCCATCTCACCAAAACACCCAGAAACACATAAACTCATCTCCAATTTTAAAGGCACCCCCTAAACTGCCTCTGAATTTTCCTACCAAAGTCTTGCTTTTTGCTCTATTAGTGGCTGCCATAGATTACAAACGTGTGCACCCAAAGATTGTGTTAGGCTCATATTGTTGCTTGCTCTATTTCCTCGTGGACATAGTTTTGGGTTTGTGCAATACTATTGTGCGTGCCACTCTTGGAATTGAGCTAGAACTACCGTCAGATGAGCCTTACTTTTCAACATCGTTACATGATTTCTGGGGCAGGAGGTGGAACCTCATTGTAACTAATATTCTGCGCCACACTGTATACAAACCCGTGCGGTCAATCTCGGAAACCGTGTTAGTCAAACTCAAACAACAAAAGCAAAAGTGGGCCCCACTGCCTGCTGTGTTGGTGGCTTTCATAGTCTCTGGTCTGATGCACGAGCTCATATTCTTCTATATTACACGTGTGAATCCCACGTGGGAAGTCACGTGCTTTTTTGTGCTTCATGGGGTGTGTTTGGTGGTGGAGTTTTGGGTGAAAAATGTGTTATTGGCACGTGGGTGTTGGTTGCATTGGGCAGTGGCTGGACCATTGACCATTGGGTTCGTGGTGGTCACCGCCAATTGGTTGTTTCTGCCCTCACTGGTGAGGAGCGGCGCGGATATTAAGGCCATTGAGGAATGCAAGGTCGTGATGAAGCTTTTGAAGGACAAGATGTTATGGACTTTGAAAAGTTTGTAA
- the LOC142623796 gene encoding pathogenesis-related protein STH-2-like has protein sequence MGVTSFTQEFTCPIAPSRMFKALILESNQLIPKLLPKFIKSVEVIQGDGGAGSIEQVNFTEASHFKYVKHRLDELDKENFVCKYTMIEGDALGDKLESIAYEVKFEAASDGGCICKMISKYNTIGDFEIKEEEIKAGKDSAIGIYKVVEAYLLENPQVYA, from the exons ATGGGGGTCACCAGCTTTACACAAGAGTTCACATGTCCAATTGCCCCATCAAGAATGTTCAAGGCATTGATCCTAGAGTCTAACCAATTGATTCCAAAGCTCTTGCCTAAATTCATAAAAAGTGTTGAGGTTATTCAAGGAGATGGAGGAGCTGGGAGCATTGAACAAGTCAACTTCACTGAAG CTAGCCACTTTAAATATGTGAAACATCGACTTGATGAGCTTGATAAGGAAAATTTTGTGTGCAAGTACACTATGATTGAGGGGGATGCTTTGGGTGACAAGCTTGAATCTATTGCTTACGAGGTCAAGTTTGAGGCAGCTAGTGATGGGGGTTGCATCTGCAAGATGataagcaaatacaacactattggtgattttgaaatcaaagaagaagaaattaaggCAGGCAAGGACAGTGCTATTGGGATCTACAAAGTTGTGGAAGCCTACCTCTTGGAGAACCCTCAAGTCTATGCTTAG
- the LOC142623785 gene encoding major allergen Pru ar 1-like, giving the protein MGVTKISQSFATQVTPDRMFKALILDSHNICPKLMFSSIKSIEFIQGSGEVGSIKQINFTEESPFKYVKHRIDALDKEKFMCKHTLIEGDALMDKLEYITYEVKFEGYGRGGCMCKMTSEYKVKDGVEIKEQDIEHGKDRAIGMYEVVEAYLLAHPHAYE; this is encoded by the exons ATGGGTGTCACCAAAATTTCTCAGTCATTTGCAACTCAGGTAACTCCAGACAGGATGTTCAAGGCCTTGATCCTTGACTCTCATAACATTTGCCCCAAGCTCATGTTTTCATCAATAAAGAGTATCGAATTCATTCAAGGCAGCGGAGAAGTTGGAAGCATCAAACAGATTAATTTCACTGAAG AAAGTCCTTTCAAATATGTGAAACACAGGATTGATGCACTTGATAAAGAGAAGTTCATGTGCAAGCACACTTTGATTGAAGGTGATGCTTTAATGGACAAGCTTGAATATATTACTTATGAGGTTAAGTTTGAGGGATATGGCAGAGGAGGATGTATGTGTAAGATGACCAGTGAGTACAAAGTAAAGGATGGCGTAGAGATCAAAGAACAGGACATTGAGCATGGAAAGGACAGGGCCATAGGGATGTATGAAGTTGTGGAGGCCTACCTCTTGGCACACCCTCATGCCTATGAGTAA
- the LOC142623797 gene encoding major strawberry allergen Fra a 1.07-like: protein MSGTIVDEYASPISVERLWRAGICDFKNLMPKLLPQVLSSIEFLGGDGGVGTIQQYKLIKADEQFGDVKDRIEVIDHKNHIFKYSIIEGGLVGLKLKSFVAEITLNSTREGGCLAKMKIEYESLEDSLLSEEEITRIKDGTLAIMKVIEGYLLANPDAYA, encoded by the exons ATGTCTGGGACCATTGTTGATGAGTACGCGTCTCCCATTTCTGTTGAAAGGCTATGGAGGGCAGGCATTTGTGATTTCAAGAACCTCATGCCTAAGCTTCTTCCCCAGGTTTTATCAAGCATTGAATTTCTTGGAGGAGATGGTGGAGTTGGCACCATTCaacaatataaattaataaaag CTGATGAGCAATTTGGTGATGTTAAGGATCGAATTGAAGTAATAGACCACAAGAATCATATATTCAAGTACTCTATCATTGAAGGTGGTCTCGTTGGTCTCAAATTGAAGTCTTTTGTGGCTGAGATTACCCTCAATTCTACTAGAGAAGGAGGCTGCTTAGCCAAGATGAAAATTGAGTACGAATCATTGGAAGACAGCTTACTGTCCGAAGAAGAAATTACACGCATAAAAGATGGGACTTTGGCAATTATGAAGGTCATCGAGGGGTACCTTCTGGCAAATCCGGATGCTTATGCataa